In Curtobacterium sp. TC1, the following proteins share a genomic window:
- a CDS encoding FtsK/SpoIIIE family DNA translocase encodes MAGGTKSTTRSRASTSSRGNGTRGSSRTQATTKKLPQAAPTPVFREQNPLVTFWLAMAHGVGAVFRLLGKESLEKDQRRDGFPFLLFVLAIAGAVVEWLNPTNDVSVALDAYTFGGLFGRLAFALPVIMIVFAGWLFRHPASVHDNTRIGIGLGILLVSIASLCHVFGGQPSAADGMPALAAAGGVLGWVVIGWLVTIATAWVAVPVAVVLLVLSLFIVTKTPPNRVGRRLHELYAYLFGAPAPAAEPEVEAAAAAPATRTKTTKRGKKGDTDFQLFDDLGFGDDRAAGDSDDAADGDNVPWWRRNKSGREEDPAYDSPVLPPATGVAPTAPPTAAAAPAAAAPTTNPNAGAAVGLVDLTPAEPASVNLNDSVEQDLQDAEQALRAFGTDVPARPEPTGDIRPAVPAVLSEPEVVDEPDEADAAADLSAAAAGSDEDPSKPYRLPAATTLSSGTPSVARSQANDDIVAAITGVLTEFKVDAKVTGFSRGPTVTRYEIELGPGVKVERVTALSKNLSYAVASNEVRILSPIPGKSAIGVEIPNTDREIVSLGDVLRSNAARKSKHPMTIGVGKDVEGGFVVANLAKMPHLLVAGSTGSGKSVFINSMITSLLMRAKPSEVRMVLVDPKRVELSIYAGVPHLITPIITNPKKAAEALQWVVKEMDMRYDDLASFGFRHVDDFNKAIENEEIVLPAGSERKLKPYPYLLVVVDELADLMLVAPRDVEESIVRITQLARAAGIHLVLATQRPSVDVITGLIKANVPSRIAFAVTSVTDSRVILDQPGADKLIGQGDALFLPMGSSKSLRVQGAWVQEGEVAEVVQHVTRQAQPEYRQDVQAVVERKEIDADIGDDLELLLAAVEQVVSTQFGSTSMLQRKLRVGFAKAGRLMDLMESRDIVGPSEGSKARDVLVTADQLPAVLAKLRGEEPPAAPAPVAPAPGPSDDGDRYGADPVGDMTRGYDEVHDEPEEDAWGLTGRE; translated from the coding sequence ATGGCCGGAGGCACCAAGTCGACCACGCGCTCGCGCGCGTCCACGTCGTCCCGTGGGAACGGGACGCGTGGTTCGTCGCGCACCCAGGCCACGACGAAGAAGCTGCCGCAGGCTGCACCGACACCGGTGTTCCGCGAGCAGAACCCGCTCGTGACGTTCTGGCTCGCGATGGCGCACGGCGTCGGCGCGGTGTTCCGGCTGCTCGGCAAGGAGTCGCTCGAGAAGGACCAGCGGCGCGACGGGTTCCCGTTCCTGCTGTTCGTGCTGGCCATCGCCGGTGCGGTCGTCGAGTGGCTCAACCCGACGAACGACGTGTCCGTCGCGCTCGACGCCTACACGTTCGGGGGACTGTTCGGCCGGTTGGCGTTCGCGCTGCCGGTGATCATGATCGTCTTCGCCGGATGGCTGTTCCGGCACCCGGCCTCGGTGCACGACAACACCCGCATCGGCATCGGCCTGGGGATCCTGCTCGTCTCCATCGCCTCGCTCTGCCACGTCTTCGGTGGGCAGCCGAGCGCAGCCGACGGCATGCCCGCGCTGGCAGCGGCCGGCGGGGTGCTCGGCTGGGTCGTGATCGGCTGGCTCGTGACGATCGCGACCGCGTGGGTCGCGGTCCCGGTGGCGGTCGTGCTGCTCGTGCTCTCGCTCTTCATCGTCACCAAGACGCCGCCGAACAGGGTCGGTCGTCGCCTGCACGAGTTGTACGCGTACCTGTTCGGTGCGCCGGCCCCGGCGGCAGAGCCCGAGGTCGAAGCAGCAGCAGCGGCGCCCGCCACCCGCACCAAGACGACCAAGCGCGGCAAGAAGGGCGACACCGACTTCCAGCTGTTCGACGACCTCGGGTTCGGCGACGATCGCGCAGCAGGCGACAGCGACGACGCTGCCGACGGCGACAACGTGCCGTGGTGGCGCCGGAACAAGTCCGGGCGCGAAGAGGACCCGGCGTACGACAGCCCCGTCCTGCCCCCGGCGACCGGTGTCGCTCCGACGGCCCCGCCCACGGCTGCTGCTGCTCCCGCGGCGGCCGCACCGACCACGAACCCGAACGCCGGCGCCGCGGTCGGCCTGGTCGACCTGACACCCGCCGAGCCCGCGTCGGTCAACCTCAACGACTCCGTCGAGCAGGACCTGCAGGACGCCGAGCAGGCGCTCCGCGCGTTCGGCACCGACGTCCCCGCGCGTCCGGAACCGACCGGCGACATCCGACCGGCGGTGCCTGCGGTCCTGTCCGAACCCGAGGTCGTCGACGAGCCGGACGAGGCCGACGCCGCCGCCGATTTGAGCGCGGCCGCAGCCGGGTCCGACGAGGACCCGTCGAAGCCGTACCGCCTGCCCGCCGCCACGACCCTGAGCTCCGGCACCCCCTCGGTCGCCCGCAGCCAGGCGAACGACGACATCGTCGCCGCCATCACCGGCGTGCTCACCGAGTTCAAGGTCGACGCGAAGGTCACCGGGTTCTCGCGTGGGCCGACGGTCACGCGGTACGAGATCGAGCTCGGTCCGGGCGTCAAGGTCGAGCGGGTTACGGCGCTGTCGAAGAACCTGTCCTACGCCGTCGCCTCGAACGAGGTCCGCATCCTCTCGCCGATCCCCGGCAAGAGCGCGATCGGCGTCGAGATCCCGAACACCGACCGCGAGATCGTGTCCCTCGGCGACGTCCTGCGCTCGAACGCCGCGCGCAAGTCGAAGCACCCGATGACGATCGGCGTCGGCAAGGACGTCGAGGGCGGCTTCGTCGTCGCGAACCTGGCGAAGATGCCGCACCTGCTCGTCGCCGGTTCGACCGGTTCCGGCAAGTCGGTCTTCATCAACTCGATGATCACGTCGCTGCTCATGCGGGCGAAGCCGTCCGAGGTCCGGATGGTGCTGGTCGACCCGAAGCGCGTCGAGCTCTCGATCTACGCGGGTGTCCCGCACCTCATCACGCCCATCATCACGAACCCGAAGAAGGCGGCCGAAGCGCTGCAGTGGGTCGTGAAGGAGATGGACATGCGGTACGACGACCTGGCGTCGTTCGGGTTCCGCCACGTCGACGACTTCAACAAGGCGATCGAGAACGAGGAGATCGTCCTGCCAGCGGGCAGCGAACGGAAGCTCAAGCCCTACCCGTACCTGCTCGTCGTCGTCGACGAGCTCGCCGACCTCATGCTCGTCGCCCCGCGCGACGTCGAGGAGTCGATCGTCCGCATCACCCAGCTCGCCCGTGCAGCCGGCATCCACCTGGTGCTCGCTACGCAGCGTCCGTCGGTGGACGTCATCACCGGCCTGATCAAGGCGAACGTGCCGTCCCGCATCGCCTTCGCGGTCACGAGCGTCACGGACTCCCGCGTCATCCTCGACCAGCCCGGTGCCGACAAGCTCATCGGCCAGGGCGACGCGCTGTTCCTGCCGATGGGGTCGTCGAAGTCCCTGCGCGTGCAGGGTGCCTGGGTGCAGGAGGGCGAGGTCGCCGAGGTCGTCCAGCACGTCACCCGCCAGGCCCAGCCCGAGTACCGCCAGGACGTCCAGGCCGTGGTCGAGCGCAAGGAGATCGACGCCGACATCGGCGACGACCTCGAGCTGCTCCTCGCGGCGGTCGAACAGGTGGTCTCGACGCAGTTCGGGTCCACCTCGATGCTGCAGCGCAAGCTCCGTGTCGGCTTCGCGAAGGCGGGTCGCCTGATGGACCTGATGGAGTCCCGCGACATCGTCGGTCCGTCCGAGGGGTCGAAGGCCCGCGACGTGCTCGTCACCGCGGACCAGCTGCCCGCGGTGCTCGCGAAGCTCCGTGGCGAGGAGCCGCCCGCCGCTCCGGCGCCCGTGGCCCCCGCGCCCGGTCCGAGCGACGACGGCGACCGCTACGGCGCCGACCCCGTGGGTGACATGACCCGCGGGTACGATGAAGTGCACGACGAGCCCGAAGAGGACGCGTGGGGACTGACGGGCAGGGAGTGA
- the pgsA gene encoding CDP-diacylglycerol--glycerol-3-phosphate 3-phosphatidyltransferase: protein MTASDGTDTTHGAKFPWRGRLLRKGPGPASTANVANIITVVRILMAPLFFVLLLADAGDDGPLRIWAAVVFVVAIVTDSADGIIARRQNLVTDFGKLVDPIADKVLIGGALVALSILWELPWYVTVLIMVREIGITVFRFAVLSDRVIPASRGGKIKTVLQAVALTAALFPWWELVGDWAHWVNGILMTAAFLATVLSGIDYLYQAWKHNRTTA from the coding sequence ATGACCGCCTCGGACGGCACGGACACGACACACGGCGCGAAGTTCCCCTGGCGCGGGCGACTGCTCCGCAAGGGCCCCGGCCCCGCATCGACGGCGAACGTCGCGAACATCATCACCGTGGTGCGCATCCTCATGGCGCCGCTGTTCTTCGTGCTGCTCCTCGCCGACGCCGGTGACGACGGCCCACTGCGCATCTGGGCCGCGGTCGTGTTCGTCGTCGCGATCGTCACCGACAGTGCCGACGGCATCATCGCCCGCCGGCAGAACCTGGTCACCGACTTCGGCAAGCTCGTCGACCCCATCGCCGACAAGGTCCTGATCGGCGGCGCGCTCGTCGCCCTATCGATCCTCTGGGAGCTGCCCTGGTACGTGACCGTCCTGATCATGGTGCGCGAGATCGGCATCACGGTGTTCCGCTTCGCGGTGCTGTCGGACCGGGTGATCCCGGCCAGCCGCGGCGGCAAGATCAAGACCGTGCTGCAGGCCGTCGCCCTGACGGCGGCACTGTTCCCGTGGTGGGAGCTCGTCGGCGACTGGGCGCACTGGGTCAACGGCATCCTGATGACCGCCGCCTTCCTGGCGACCGTGCTGAGCGGCATCGACTACCTGTACCAGGCGTGGAAGCACAACCGGACCACCGCGTGA
- a CDS encoding CinA family protein, with protein sequence MPPGPAGTVDAIAQSLVAELTRRGETVAVAESLTGGSVVSTLVGVPGASAVVRGGVVAYATPVKHSVLGVSSELLAARGAVDPEVARQMAAGVRTALSVDGEPATWGISTTGVAGPDPQDGKPVGTVFVGIASADGATAWELHLDGDRGAIRTASVSELLTRMSSVVRGRE encoded by the coding sequence GTGCCTCCCGGTCCGGCCGGCACGGTCGACGCGATCGCGCAGTCCCTGGTCGCCGAGCTGACGCGTCGCGGTGAGACCGTCGCCGTGGCGGAGTCGCTCACCGGCGGATCGGTGGTGTCGACGCTCGTCGGCGTACCGGGGGCGAGCGCCGTGGTGCGCGGGGGAGTCGTGGCCTACGCGACGCCCGTCAAGCACAGCGTGCTCGGGGTCTCGTCCGAGTTGCTGGCCGCCAGAGGCGCCGTCGACCCGGAGGTCGCGCGGCAGATGGCTGCCGGTGTCCGGACCGCGCTGTCCGTCGACGGCGAGCCGGCGACGTGGGGGATCAGCACGACCGGGGTCGCCGGGCCGGACCCGCAGGACGGCAAGCCCGTCGGCACCGTGTTCGTCGGGATCGCGTCGGCGGACGGCGCCACTGCCTGGGAACTCCACCTCGACGGGGACCGCGGTGCAATCCGGACGGCGTCCGTCTCCGAACTCCTGACACGGATGTCGTCCGTGGTCCGGGGCCGGGAATAG
- a CDS encoding helix-turn-helix domain-containing protein, which produces MVLVRQEIGDVLRDFRLQKGRTLRQVASKASVALGYLSEVERGQKEASSEILASVADALDTPISTIMREVGDRLAIVEGLTPVPDTLPDDLVAEFDNDLAVR; this is translated from the coding sequence ATGGTTCTCGTTCGTCAGGAAATCGGCGATGTGCTTCGGGACTTCCGCTTGCAGAAGGGCCGGACCCTCCGTCAGGTCGCGTCCAAGGCCAGTGTGGCCCTCGGGTACCTCAGTGAGGTCGAGCGTGGTCAGAAAGAGGCCAGCTCGGAGATCCTCGCGTCCGTCGCGGATGCGCTGGACACCCCCATCTCCACGATCATGCGCGAGGTGGGCGACCGCCTCGCGATCGTCGAGGGACTCACTCCCGTCCCCGACACGCTCCCGGACGACCTCGTCGCAGAGTTCGACAACGACCTCGCGGTGCGCTGA
- a CDS encoding DUF3046 domain-containing protein → MRVSEFWRAVDQVFGEAYGSVVTRDVVLEDLGGRSAVDALDAGIDARRVWDALCDSQDVPLDRRHGKGLAEPQN, encoded by the coding sequence ATGCGGGTGAGTGAGTTCTGGCGTGCCGTCGACCAGGTGTTCGGCGAGGCCTACGGATCCGTGGTCACCCGTGACGTCGTGCTCGAGGACCTCGGTGGCCGCTCGGCCGTGGACGCGTTGGACGCCGGCATCGACGCCCGCCGGGTGTGGGACGCGCTGTGCGATTCGCAGGACGTCCCGCTGGACCGGCGGCACGGCAAGGGGCTGGCCGAGCCGCAGAACTGA
- the recA gene encoding recombinase RecA codes for MPSPADREKALETALAQIDRQFGKGAIMRLGSDERAPVNVIQTGSVALDVALGIGGLPRGRIVEIYGPESSGKTTLTIHAIANAQRAGGIAAFIDAEHALDPEYAKKLGVDIDALLVSQPDTAEQALEIADMLVRSGSIDLIVIDSVAALVPRAEIEGEMGDSHVGLQARLMSQALRKLAGGLNQTQTTMIFINQLREKIGVFFGSPETTSGGKALKFYASVRLDIRRIETLKSGTDAVGNRTRVKVVKNKMAPPFKQAEFDILYGVGISREGSLLDFGVDHGIVKKSGAWYTYDGDQLGQGKENSRSFLIQNPDTAAEIEGKILAKLGVGGAKAEDAPVESIAPKLAERKGA; via the coding sequence ATGCCATCACCGGCAGACCGCGAAAAGGCCCTCGAGACCGCACTCGCACAGATCGACAGGCAGTTCGGCAAGGGTGCGATCATGCGCCTCGGTTCGGACGAACGCGCCCCCGTCAACGTCATCCAGACCGGGTCGGTGGCGCTCGACGTCGCGCTCGGCATCGGCGGGCTGCCCCGCGGCCGCATCGTCGAGATCTACGGTCCGGAGTCGTCGGGCAAGACGACCCTCACGATCCACGCCATCGCCAACGCCCAGCGCGCCGGTGGCATCGCAGCCTTCATCGACGCCGAGCACGCGCTCGACCCCGAGTACGCGAAGAAGCTCGGTGTCGACATCGACGCCCTGCTCGTGTCCCAGCCGGACACCGCCGAGCAGGCGCTCGAGATCGCGGACATGCTCGTCCGCTCTGGCTCGATCGACCTCATCGTCATCGACTCCGTCGCCGCACTCGTGCCGCGCGCCGAGATCGAGGGCGAGATGGGCGACTCCCACGTCGGTCTGCAGGCCCGCCTCATGTCCCAGGCCCTGCGCAAGCTCGCCGGTGGGCTGAACCAGACGCAGACGACGATGATCTTCATCAACCAGCTGCGCGAGAAGATCGGTGTGTTCTTCGGCTCCCCGGAGACCACCTCGGGCGGTAAGGCGCTGAAGTTCTACGCGTCCGTCCGCCTCGACATCCGTCGCATCGAGACGCTGAAGAGCGGGACCGATGCCGTCGGCAACCGCACGCGCGTCAAGGTCGTCAAGAACAAGATGGCGCCGCCCTTCAAGCAGGCCGAGTTCGACATCCTGTACGGCGTCGGCATCTCGCGCGAAGGCTCGCTGCTCGACTTCGGTGTCGACCACGGCATCGTCAAGAAGTCGGGTGCCTGGTACACCTACGACGGTGACCAGCTCGGGCAGGGCAAGGAGAACTCGCGTTCCTTCCTGATCCAGAACCCGGACACGGCTGCTGAGATCGAGGGCAAGATCCTCGCCAAGCTCGGCGTCGGCGGTGCCAAGGCCGAGGACGCCCCGGTCGAGTCGATCGCGCCGAAGCTCGCGGAGCGCAAGGGCGCGTGA
- a CDS encoding regulatory protein RecX, translated as MSTDHDDDGLAPVTDLFGARSRRRAPAPAEPTPPPAPHRPLSDVPDPVLEDDADTPVPLPIRGPRAQADWVSPVIGDGSGRSARAEQDGYADDGADATTASVFSIAGGEELDPADAPRPLDEQRADAERLSMRALGRKGVSESEMRTLLTQQDLDPDVVEHEIERLTRVGLLDDVALATDLVDRLHARKGLGRQGVVTELRRRGIDQIAIDTALDEAADDEDDEFIRAQELADKRAPQMRGLDRATAERRLSGFLMRKGYGSGVVRIAVQRALDGGGRRPPTGRGTVRFE; from the coding sequence GTGAGCACCGACCACGACGACGACGGCCTCGCACCGGTCACCGACCTGTTCGGTGCGAGGTCCCGTCGTCGGGCCCCGGCACCTGCGGAGCCCACCCCTCCTCCCGCGCCCCACCGGCCGCTGTCCGACGTCCCGGATCCCGTGCTCGAGGACGACGCGGACACCCCCGTCCCACTGCCGATCCGCGGGCCGCGTGCGCAGGCGGACTGGGTCTCGCCGGTCATCGGTGACGGGTCCGGCCGGAGCGCTCGGGCCGAGCAGGACGGCTACGCCGACGACGGCGCGGACGCCACCACGGCATCGGTCTTCTCGATCGCCGGTGGCGAGGAACTCGACCCCGCGGATGCTCCTCGTCCGCTCGACGAACAGCGCGCCGACGCCGAGCGGCTCAGCATGCGCGCGCTCGGTCGCAAGGGCGTGAGCGAGTCCGAGATGCGGACGCTCCTCACGCAACAGGACCTCGACCCCGACGTGGTCGAGCACGAGATCGAACGCCTGACCCGCGTCGGGCTGCTCGACGACGTCGCCCTCGCCACCGACCTGGTGGACCGCCTGCACGCCCGCAAGGGTCTCGGGCGGCAGGGCGTCGTGACCGAGCTCCGGCGACGCGGCATCGACCAGATCGCGATCGACACCGCGCTCGACGAAGCCGCCGACGACGAGGACGACGAGTTCATCCGCGCCCAGGAGCTCGCCGACAAGCGCGCGCCGCAGATGCGCGGGCTCGACCGAGCGACCGCCGAGCGTCGGTTGTCCGGCTTCCTGATGCGCAAGGGCTACGGCTCGGGCGTGGTGCGGATCGCCGTCCAGCGCGCCCTCGACGGCGGCGGACGTCGGCCTCCGACGGGCCGCGGGACCGTGCGCTTCGAGTAG
- the miaB gene encoding tRNA (N6-isopentenyl adenosine(37)-C2)-methylthiotransferase MiaB has product MATVAARQRTYEVRTYGCQMNVHDSERLSGSLQAAGYTAADGEQADVVVINTCAVRENADNRLYGNLGQLAGIKRDHPGMQIAVGGCLAQKDKNVILEKAPWVDVVFGTHNMASLPTLLERARHNDEAQIEILEALDVFPSTLPTKRDSTHSGWVSISVGCNNTCTFCIVPSLRGKEKDRRPGDVLAEIQALVDDGAIEVTLLGQNVNSYGVEFGDRQAFGKLLRAAGTIDGLERIRFTSPHPAAFTDDVIDAMAETPNVMPQLHMPLQSGSDRVLKAMRRSYRSERFLGILDRVRAKIPNAAISTDIIVGFPGETEADFADTLRVVEQARFASAFTFQYSIRPGTPAATMDDQLPKQVVQERYERLVALQERITAEENAAQVGRSVEVLVATGEGRKDDATRRLSGRAEDSRLVHFAVPEGSAVPRPGDVVTVQITRAAPHFLIADDDAPLRVRRTRAGDAWDRAEAESCGVPTPAVPGDGPRPVSLGLPTLRVGR; this is encoded by the coding sequence ATGGCCACCGTCGCAGCGCGCCAGCGCACCTACGAAGTCCGCACCTACGGGTGCCAGATGAACGTCCACGACTCCGAGCGACTGAGCGGGTCGCTGCAGGCGGCGGGCTACACGGCGGCGGACGGCGAGCAGGCCGACGTCGTCGTGATCAACACCTGTGCGGTGCGCGAGAACGCCGACAACCGCCTGTACGGCAACCTCGGGCAGCTCGCCGGCATCAAGCGCGACCACCCCGGCATGCAGATCGCCGTCGGTGGGTGCCTGGCGCAGAAGGACAAGAACGTCATCCTCGAGAAGGCGCCGTGGGTCGACGTCGTCTTCGGGACGCACAACATGGCGTCACTGCCGACCCTGCTCGAGCGTGCACGGCACAACGACGAAGCACAGATCGAGATCCTCGAGGCGCTCGACGTGTTCCCGTCGACGCTGCCCACCAAGCGTGACTCGACCCACAGCGGGTGGGTGTCGATCTCGGTCGGCTGCAACAACACCTGCACGTTCTGCATCGTCCCGTCGCTCCGCGGCAAGGAGAAGGACCGCCGCCCCGGCGACGTCCTCGCCGAGATCCAGGCGCTCGTGGACGACGGTGCGATCGAGGTCACACTGCTCGGACAGAACGTGAACTCGTACGGAGTCGAGTTCGGCGATCGCCAGGCCTTCGGCAAGCTGCTGCGCGCGGCCGGCACCATCGACGGCCTCGAACGCATCCGCTTCACGAGCCCGCACCCGGCGGCCTTCACCGACGACGTCATCGACGCCATGGCCGAGACCCCGAACGTGATGCCGCAGCTGCACATGCCGTTGCAGTCCGGCTCGGATCGCGTGCTCAAGGCGATGCGCCGCAGCTACCGGAGCGAGCGGTTCCTCGGCATCCTCGATCGGGTGCGCGCGAAGATCCCGAACGCTGCCATCTCCACCGACATCATCGTCGGGTTCCCCGGCGAGACCGAAGCGGACTTCGCGGACACGCTCCGCGTCGTGGAGCAGGCACGGTTCGCCAGCGCCTTCACGTTCCAGTACTCGATCCGCCCCGGAACCCCCGCGGCGACGATGGACGACCAACTGCCGAAGCAGGTCGTGCAGGAGCGGTACGAGCGGCTCGTCGCCCTGCAGGAACGCATCACCGCCGAGGAGAACGCGGCGCAGGTCGGCCGGAGCGTCGAGGTGCTGGTCGCGACGGGTGAAGGGCGGAAGGACGACGCCACCCGCCGGTTGTCCGGACGCGCCGAGGACTCGCGGCTCGTGCACTTCGCCGTGCCGGAGGGTTCCGCGGTCCCGCGCCCCGGTGACGTCGTCACCGTCCAGATCACCCGGGCTGCTCCGCACTTCCTCATCGCCGACGACGATGCTCCGCTGCGCGTCCGACGCACCCGGGCGGGCGACGCCTGGGACCGTGCCGAGGCCGAGAGCTGCGGTGTGCCCACGCCGGCGGTGCCCGGTGACGGTCCGCGCCCGGTGTCGCTCGGGCTGCCCACGCTCCGTGTCGGGCGCTGA
- the miaA gene encoding tRNA (adenosine(37)-N6)-dimethylallyltransferase MiaA: MPDHGHPRDATDADLIAVVGATGTGKSDLGIAIAERLRAAGRNAEIVNADAMQLYRGMDIGTAKLSLDERHGIPHHQLDVLDVTDEASVAAYQVAARAEVDRIRADGGVAVLVGGSGLYVSSVLFDLAFPGTDPELRARLEREHDELGPGILLERLRGMDPAAAAAIDARNPRRLIRALEIASRSEVVTPSLPSAPRAWRPSRILHLRRFREQLVAALHARAAGMFAAGLVDEVAALREQGIEQGRTARAAIGYSQALDVLRGSSTVEAAVEATGIATRKYARRQVSWFRRYADAETLDVTGADRGDLSELARRIVP, from the coding sequence ATCCCGGACCACGGGCACCCCCGCGACGCGACCGATGCCGACCTGATCGCTGTCGTCGGTGCGACGGGGACGGGCAAGTCCGACCTCGGCATCGCCATCGCCGAACGCCTCCGCGCCGCCGGCCGGAACGCCGAGATCGTCAACGCCGACGCCATGCAGCTGTACCGCGGCATGGACATCGGCACCGCGAAGCTGTCGCTCGACGAACGGCACGGCATCCCGCACCACCAACTCGACGTCCTCGACGTCACCGACGAGGCGAGCGTCGCCGCCTACCAGGTCGCTGCCCGAGCCGAGGTCGACCGGATCCGGGCCGACGGTGGCGTCGCCGTGCTCGTCGGCGGCAGCGGGCTCTACGTGTCGTCGGTGCTGTTCGACCTGGCGTTCCCCGGCACCGACCCCGAGCTCCGTGCGCGGCTCGAACGCGAGCACGACGAGCTCGGTCCGGGCATCCTGCTCGAACGGCTGCGCGGCATGGACCCGGCAGCCGCAGCGGCGATCGACGCACGCAACCCACGGCGGTTGATCCGCGCACTCGAGATCGCGAGCCGATCCGAGGTCGTGACCCCGAGCCTCCCGTCCGCGCCCCGCGCGTGGCGACCGTCCCGGATCCTGCACCTGCGACGGTTCCGCGAGCAACTCGTCGCGGCGCTGCACGCGCGCGCGGCGGGCATGTTCGCCGCCGGGCTCGTCGACGAGGTCGCAGCGCTGCGCGAGCAGGGCATCGAGCAGGGCAGGACCGCGCGGGCCGCGATCGGGTACTCGCAGGCGCTCGACGTGCTGCGGGGGAGCTCCACGGTCGAGGCCGCGGTCGAGGCGACCGGCATCGCGACGCGCAAGTACGCGCGGCGGCAGGTGTCCTGGTTCCGCCGCTACGCCGACGCCGAGACCCTCGACGTCACCGGAGCGGACCGCGGGGACCTGTCGGAACTGGCCCGTAGGATCGTCCCGTGA
- the dapF gene encoding diaminopimelate epimerase codes for MTELHFTKGQGTGNDFVLFADPDATVDLTPERIRAIADRRFGVGGDGVIRAVRSEAIPEGRALVAVEPAATWFMDYHNADGTVAEMCGNGIRVFARYLTESGLVELAPGETLTVGSRKGLVDIQRTTNGFAADLGRWGLGIEDGGSDDVMVRAKNLDGARPGIGIDVGNPHVVVAVATEDELADLDLTFLPVLDPAPEHGANVEFVLPGDPLINDGVGEITMRVHERGSGETLSCGTGAVAAALATRYWVGSGAPDTWRVRVPGGVVTVRMFAAEDGEHVSLSGPAELVFSGDLTV; via the coding sequence GTGACCGAGCTGCACTTCACCAAGGGCCAGGGGACCGGTAACGACTTCGTCCTGTTCGCCGACCCCGACGCCACCGTCGACCTGACCCCTGAGCGGATCCGCGCGATCGCGGACCGACGCTTCGGCGTGGGCGGCGACGGCGTGATCCGTGCGGTGCGGTCCGAGGCGATCCCCGAGGGGCGCGCGCTGGTGGCCGTCGAACCCGCCGCGACCTGGTTCATGGACTACCACAACGCCGACGGCACGGTCGCCGAGATGTGCGGCAACGGGATCCGGGTGTTCGCGCGCTACCTGACCGAGTCCGGCCTGGTCGAGCTGGCGCCCGGTGAGACGCTGACCGTCGGCAGCCGCAAGGGCCTCGTCGACATCCAGCGCACCACGAACGGCTTCGCTGCCGACCTCGGCCGGTGGGGACTCGGCATCGAGGACGGCGGCTCGGACGACGTCATGGTGCGCGCCAAGAACCTCGACGGTGCCCGTCCGGGCATCGGCATCGACGTGGGCAACCCGCACGTCGTCGTGGCCGTCGCGACCGAGGACGAACTCGCCGACCTCGACCTGACCTTCCTGCCGGTGCTCGATCCGGCGCCCGAACACGGCGCCAACGTCGAGTTCGTGCTGCCCGGCGACCCACTCATCAACGACGGCGTCGGCGAGATCACGATGCGGGTGCACGAGCGGGGCAGCGGCGAGACGCTGTCGTGCGGCACCGGTGCGGTGGCTGCGGCCCTGGCGACGCGGTACTGGGTGGGCTCCGGCGCGCCGGACACCTGGCGCGTCCGGGTGCCGGGTGGGGTCGTGACGGTTCGGATGTTCGCGGCGGAGGACGGCGAGCACGTCTCGTTGTCCGGGCCGGCCGAGCTCGTGTTCTCCGGGGACCTGACGGTCTGA
- a CDS encoding class I SAM-dependent methyltransferase, producing MANDHYFSANPSSDTRERQIDVTLAGRPLTLTTAAGVFSPDGLDRGTRVLLGAVPPPAHDGALLDIGCGWGPIAITMALHSPDAQVWGVDVNERVLGLARANAEAAGTTNVTIALPDDVPADLRFRTIWSNPPIRVGKDELHEILLTWLPRLQVEGDAWLVVSKDLGGDSLQKWLVGALGTGFHVARASTDKGFRVIRVRRTA from the coding sequence ATGGCGAACGACCACTACTTCTCCGCGAACCCGTCATCGGACACCCGCGAACGCCAGATCGACGTCACCCTCGCCGGCCGGCCGCTCACGCTGACCACCGCGGCAGGGGTCTTCAGCCCGGACGGCCTCGACCGCGGCACACGCGTGCTGCTCGGTGCCGTCCCGCCGCCCGCGCACGACGGCGCGCTGCTCGACATCGGCTGCGGCTGGGGGCCGATCGCGATCACGATGGCGCTGCACTCCCCCGACGCCCAGGTGTGGGGCGTCGACGTCAACGAGCGCGTGCTCGGACTGGCGCGCGCGAACGCCGAGGCAGCCGGAACCACCAACGTCACGATCGCCCTGCCCGACGACGTGCCGGCCGACCTGCGGTTCCGGACGATCTGGTCGAACCCGCCCATCCGCGTCGGCAAGGACGAGCTGCACGAGATCCTGCTGACCTGGCTGCCCCGGCTCCAGGTCGAGGGCGACGCCTGGTTGGTCGTGTCGAAGGACCTCGGGGGCGACTCGTTGCAGAAGTGGCTCGTCGGCGCGCTCGGCACCGGGTTCCACGTCGCGCGGGCGTCCACGGACAAGGGGTTCCGCGTCATCCGCGTGCGCCGGACGGCGTAG